The following proteins come from a genomic window of Alnus glutinosa chromosome 10, dhAlnGlut1.1, whole genome shotgun sequence:
- the LOC133880018 gene encoding E3 ubiquitin-protein ligase CHIP isoform X2, producing MLIRRQLRYALMFLCIGRIVLCVIASGSIDWPKVEEDCRRAIELNNNSVKAHYMLGLALLQRLEYVEGVKQLQRALDLGRGANPKSYMVEEIWQELAKAKYLEWENAYVTRTYELQSLKEACETALKEKLVRDSSEVEGFVDIPATSHLEQLKALRRMFREAAEAEMPTEVPDYLCCKITLDIFRDPVITPSGVTYERSVILDHLQKVGHFDPITREPLDQSQLIPNLAIKEAVEAFLDKHGWAYGAD from the exons ATGCTTATACGGAG GCAATTACGCTATGCCCTAATGTTCCTGTGTATTGGACGAATCGTGCTTTGTGTCATCGCAAGCGGAAGTAT TGACTGGCCAAAAGTCGAGGAGGACTGTCGGAGAGCTATTGAGCTTAACAACAATTCTGTCAAG GCTCATTATATGTTGGGACTTGCATTACTGCAGAGGCTGGAATATGTTGAAGGAGTCAAACAACTGCAGAGG GCTTTAGATCTTGGAAGAGGTGCCAATCCTAAGAGCTACATGGTGGAGGAGATCTGGCAGGAACTCGCAAAAGCAAAATACTTGGAGTGGGAGAATGCATACGTCACACGTACATATGAATTGCAAAGCTTGAA AGAAGCTTGTGAGACCGCTCTTAAAGAAAAACTTGTACGCGACAGTTCTGAAGTGGAAGGTTTCGTGGACATTCCTGCTACTTCCCACTTGGAACAATTAAAGGCTCTAAGAAGAATGTTTAGAGAGGCTGCAGAAGCTGAAATGCCAACGGAG GTGCCAGACTATCTCTGTTGTAAAATCACGCTTGATATTTTCCGTGATCCTGTCATCACTCCAAGTGGGGTTACATACGAGAGATCAGTGATTCTTGACCATCTTCAGAAG GTGGGTCATTTTGATCCAATCACTCGTGAACCGCTTGATCAATCGCAGCTGATCCCAAACTTGGCGATAAAGGAAGCAGTAGAAGCATTTCTAGATAAACATGGTTGGGCCTACGGAGCAGATTGA
- the LOC133880776 gene encoding F-box protein At3g07870-like isoform X1, whose translation MKWFSLLSYANQKHRQKVLNGMTFFFHYFTLNHLSRKLSKRRRRRRRSMRPFSQTTKKPSSLAAAAAAACTTIMDLPGPILIDILSRLPFKSISDSRCVCTTWRSLVSDPLFASMHLARAQTLEVLLHPKSVGCASTTLHWVDLDCIFKTAPPVDRNERRETKLNTKFYLPLPGCNIERKCLKENTNSRRSSLMDQYGIVNSCNGLLCLSKPIYNNPRIICNPLTGEYVRIPKSQGDDMFLGPVIPGFGYSQRSNKYKVVRSVCQPENMFQTMAEVYTVGTASWRSIGCAPFDLGLALFTTYLNGVVHWVSDTASGPVVIVAFDFEEEQFSVISLPPHFGETHKERENLHNMNMGVLGGCLSVCDVTFWDHFDIWVMKEYGDPTSWTKEHVICAHSGCLHRPIKFLENGDILMIYNKAELVAYSPVEGYFRYLKIDGILAVFEAITHVPSFVPLADAVMGDHLNVQNIKASCSEREVSEGTETLFLVEQGKPRSTSKSSLLWAVGDEE comes from the exons ATGAAATGGTTCTCACTTCTCAGTTATGCCAACCAGAAACATCGTCAAAAAGTTCTGAACGGCATGACATTTTTCTTCCACTACTTCACCCTCAACCATCTCTCAAGGAAACtctcaaaaagaagaagaagaagaagaagatcaatgCGACCcttctctcaaactaccaaaaaaccATCATCAttagcagcagcagcagcagcagcatgCACAACCATAATGGACCTCCCAGGCCCGATCCTCATCGACATTCTCTCAAGGCTGCCGTTCAAGTCAATCTCGGACTCCAGGTGCGTATGTACAACTTGGCGCAGTTTAGTCTCAGACCCTCTTTTCGCTTCTATGCACCTTGCAAGAGCTCAAACCCTTGAGGTCTTGCTCCACCCCAAAAGCGTCGGTTGTGCTTCTACAACCCTTCACTGGGTTGATCTTGATTGCATTTTCAAAACTGCTCCTCCTGTTGATCGAAATGAGCGGCGCGAAACGAAGCTCAATACCAAATTTTATCTTCCACTTCCAGGTTGTAACATTGAGAGGAAGTGCCTTAAAGAAAACACTAATAGCCGTCGTAGTAGTTTAATGGACCAGTATGGTATTGTGAATTCATGTAATGGTTTGCTCTGTTTAAGCAAGCCCATATATAACAATCCTCGTATTATATGCAATCCGCTTACTGGTGAGTATGTAAGAATTCCCAAGTCTCAAGGGGATGACATGTTTTTGGGTCCTGTTATTCCGGGGTTTGGTTACTCTCAGAGAAGTAACAAGTACAAGGTTGTGAGATCGGTGTGTCAGCCTGAAAATATGTTTCAGACTATGGCTGAGGTGTATACGGTTGGAACAGCCTCATGGAGGAGCATTGGATGTGCTCCGTTTGACCTTGGTTTAGCATTGTTTACAACGTATCTGAATGGAGTGGTTCATTGGGTAAGTGATACTGCAAGTGGTCCGGTTGTTATAGTGGCTTTTGACTTTGAGGAAGAACAATTCAGTGTGATCTCGTTGCCTCCTCACTTTGGGGAGACAcacaaagaaagagaaaatttgCACAATATGAATATGGGAGTATTAGGAGGTTGTCTTTCTGTATGTGATGTCACTTTTTGGGATCATTTTGATATATGGGTGATGAAGGAGTATGGTGACCCAACATCTTGGACTAAAGAGCATGTTATATGCGCGCACTCTGGTTGCCTCCATCGGCCAATAAAGTTCCTGGAGAATGGAGATATATTGATGATATATAACAAGGCGGAGTTGGTTGCATATAGTCCTGTAGAAGGATATTTTAGGTATCTTAAAATTGATGGGATTCTGGCTGTGTTTGAAGCAATTACCCATGTACCAAGTTTCGTCCCACTTGCAGATGCTGTAATGGGAGATCATCTGAATGTGCAAAACATAAAAGCAAG TTGTTCTGAGCGTGAAGTTTCGGAAGGGACTGAAACTCTTTTTCTAGTTGAACAAGGCAAGCCAAGAAGTACATCAAAATCATCTTTACTTTGGGCAGTCGGTGATGAAGAATAG
- the LOC133880018 gene encoding E3 ubiquitin-protein ligase CHIP isoform X1, producing the protein MSTANKQAEQLRQDGNFYFKKDRFGAAIDAYTEAITLCPNVPVYWTNRALCHRKRNDWPKVEEDCRRAIELNNNSVKAHYMLGLALLQRLEYVEGVKQLQRALDLGRGANPKSYMVEEIWQELAKAKYLEWENAYVTRTYELQSLKEACETALKEKLVRDSSEVEGFVDIPATSHLEQLKALRRMFREAAEAEMPTEVPDYLCCKITLDIFRDPVITPSGVTYERSVILDHLQKVGHFDPITREPLDQSQLIPNLAIKEAVEAFLDKHGWAYGAD; encoded by the exons atgagtacGGCGAACAAACAAGCGGAGCAACTTAGGCAAGACGGCAACTTTTACTTCAAAAAAGACCGTTTCGGAGCCGCCATTGATGCTTATACGGAG GCAATTACGCTATGCCCTAATGTTCCTGTGTATTGGACGAATCGTGCTTTGTGTCATCGCAAGCGGAA TGACTGGCCAAAAGTCGAGGAGGACTGTCGGAGAGCTATTGAGCTTAACAACAATTCTGTCAAG GCTCATTATATGTTGGGACTTGCATTACTGCAGAGGCTGGAATATGTTGAAGGAGTCAAACAACTGCAGAGG GCTTTAGATCTTGGAAGAGGTGCCAATCCTAAGAGCTACATGGTGGAGGAGATCTGGCAGGAACTCGCAAAAGCAAAATACTTGGAGTGGGAGAATGCATACGTCACACGTACATATGAATTGCAAAGCTTGAA AGAAGCTTGTGAGACCGCTCTTAAAGAAAAACTTGTACGCGACAGTTCTGAAGTGGAAGGTTTCGTGGACATTCCTGCTACTTCCCACTTGGAACAATTAAAGGCTCTAAGAAGAATGTTTAGAGAGGCTGCAGAAGCTGAAATGCCAACGGAG GTGCCAGACTATCTCTGTTGTAAAATCACGCTTGATATTTTCCGTGATCCTGTCATCACTCCAAGTGGGGTTACATACGAGAGATCAGTGATTCTTGACCATCTTCAGAAG GTGGGTCATTTTGATCCAATCACTCGTGAACCGCTTGATCAATCGCAGCTGATCCCAAACTTGGCGATAAAGGAAGCAGTAGAAGCATTTCTAGATAAACATGGTTGGGCCTACGGAGCAGATTGA
- the LOC133880776 gene encoding F-box protein At3g07870-like isoform X2, translating into MTFFFHYFTLNHLSRKLSKRRRRRRRSMRPFSQTTKKPSSLAAAAAAACTTIMDLPGPILIDILSRLPFKSISDSRCVCTTWRSLVSDPLFASMHLARAQTLEVLLHPKSVGCASTTLHWVDLDCIFKTAPPVDRNERRETKLNTKFYLPLPGCNIERKCLKENTNSRRSSLMDQYGIVNSCNGLLCLSKPIYNNPRIICNPLTGEYVRIPKSQGDDMFLGPVIPGFGYSQRSNKYKVVRSVCQPENMFQTMAEVYTVGTASWRSIGCAPFDLGLALFTTYLNGVVHWVSDTASGPVVIVAFDFEEEQFSVISLPPHFGETHKERENLHNMNMGVLGGCLSVCDVTFWDHFDIWVMKEYGDPTSWTKEHVICAHSGCLHRPIKFLENGDILMIYNKAELVAYSPVEGYFRYLKIDGILAVFEAITHVPSFVPLADAVMGDHLNVQNIKASCSEREVSEGTETLFLVEQGKPRSTSKSSLLWAVGDEE; encoded by the exons ATGACATTTTTCTTCCACTACTTCACCCTCAACCATCTCTCAAGGAAACtctcaaaaagaagaagaagaagaagaagatcaatgCGACCcttctctcaaactaccaaaaaaccATCATCAttagcagcagcagcagcagcagcatgCACAACCATAATGGACCTCCCAGGCCCGATCCTCATCGACATTCTCTCAAGGCTGCCGTTCAAGTCAATCTCGGACTCCAGGTGCGTATGTACAACTTGGCGCAGTTTAGTCTCAGACCCTCTTTTCGCTTCTATGCACCTTGCAAGAGCTCAAACCCTTGAGGTCTTGCTCCACCCCAAAAGCGTCGGTTGTGCTTCTACAACCCTTCACTGGGTTGATCTTGATTGCATTTTCAAAACTGCTCCTCCTGTTGATCGAAATGAGCGGCGCGAAACGAAGCTCAATACCAAATTTTATCTTCCACTTCCAGGTTGTAACATTGAGAGGAAGTGCCTTAAAGAAAACACTAATAGCCGTCGTAGTAGTTTAATGGACCAGTATGGTATTGTGAATTCATGTAATGGTTTGCTCTGTTTAAGCAAGCCCATATATAACAATCCTCGTATTATATGCAATCCGCTTACTGGTGAGTATGTAAGAATTCCCAAGTCTCAAGGGGATGACATGTTTTTGGGTCCTGTTATTCCGGGGTTTGGTTACTCTCAGAGAAGTAACAAGTACAAGGTTGTGAGATCGGTGTGTCAGCCTGAAAATATGTTTCAGACTATGGCTGAGGTGTATACGGTTGGAACAGCCTCATGGAGGAGCATTGGATGTGCTCCGTTTGACCTTGGTTTAGCATTGTTTACAACGTATCTGAATGGAGTGGTTCATTGGGTAAGTGATACTGCAAGTGGTCCGGTTGTTATAGTGGCTTTTGACTTTGAGGAAGAACAATTCAGTGTGATCTCGTTGCCTCCTCACTTTGGGGAGACAcacaaagaaagagaaaatttgCACAATATGAATATGGGAGTATTAGGAGGTTGTCTTTCTGTATGTGATGTCACTTTTTGGGATCATTTTGATATATGGGTGATGAAGGAGTATGGTGACCCAACATCTTGGACTAAAGAGCATGTTATATGCGCGCACTCTGGTTGCCTCCATCGGCCAATAAAGTTCCTGGAGAATGGAGATATATTGATGATATATAACAAGGCGGAGTTGGTTGCATATAGTCCTGTAGAAGGATATTTTAGGTATCTTAAAATTGATGGGATTCTGGCTGTGTTTGAAGCAATTACCCATGTACCAAGTTTCGTCCCACTTGCAGATGCTGTAATGGGAGATCATCTGAATGTGCAAAACATAAAAGCAAG TTGTTCTGAGCGTGAAGTTTCGGAAGGGACTGAAACTCTTTTTCTAGTTGAACAAGGCAAGCCAAGAAGTACATCAAAATCATCTTTACTTTGGGCAGTCGGTGATGAAGAATAG